A DNA window from Gordonia humi contains the following coding sequences:
- a CDS encoding TetR/AcrR family transcriptional regulator, translated as METIDSDDVDPRRVRSRQRLLDAAVTLLNSGGVEAVTVEAVTRLSRVARTTLYRHFESSTDLVAAAFERLLPQAETPETTTSIRDDLLKLMQRQAELIEQAPLQLTTLAWLAMLPEQPRQSGQSDGDQNALAPLRRRVVEQYREPFDRVLTSDVATAELGDLDLTMAVTQLAGPLVFAKLTGIRSMTVGDLEQLVDDFLMAHRRHQTS; from the coding sequence GTGGAAACCATCGATTCCGACGATGTTGACCCGAGGCGGGTTCGGTCGCGTCAGCGTTTGTTGGATGCTGCGGTGACCTTGCTGAACAGTGGCGGGGTCGAAGCCGTTACCGTGGAGGCGGTCACTCGACTGTCTCGTGTTGCTCGCACCACCTTGTATCGTCACTTCGAGAGCTCCACAGATCTGGTGGCGGCTGCCTTCGAGCGATTGTTGCCTCAGGCCGAGACCCCCGAGACGACGACGTCGATCCGTGATGACCTGCTGAAGCTGATGCAGCGGCAGGCTGAGCTTATTGAGCAGGCACCGCTGCAGTTGACGACGCTGGCATGGTTGGCAATGCTTCCCGAGCAGCCCCGGCAATCCGGGCAATCCGACGGGGATCAGAACGCGCTCGCGCCACTGCGTCGTCGAGTCGTCGAGCAGTATCGAGAACCATTCGATCGAGTTTTGACGAGTGACGTGGCCACGGCGGAGCTCGGCGACCTCGATTTGACCATGGCAGTCACTCAACTGGCGGGCCCCCTTGTCTTTGCCAAGCTCACGGGCATTCGGTCGATGACCGTTGGCGATCTCGAACAGCTTGTCGACGATTTCCTCATGGCCCACCGGCGACACCAAACCTCCTGA
- a CDS encoding PaaI family thioesterase: MRGDKPLPAHAPWCMGCGEDNPNGLHLEVHLHGDHVYADLQFDERHSGAPGLAHGGAISAACDDIMGFTLWIAETPAVTRTLTVEYRRPVPLHTPVHITASLVDETDRALFIEANGTVGDTTYFAAEAVFVKVDLSHFLRHGDWGATADLITRFFQAD; the protein is encoded by the coding sequence ATGAGGGGCGACAAACCACTACCAGCACACGCACCATGGTGCATGGGATGCGGCGAAGACAACCCCAATGGCCTGCACCTCGAGGTACACCTGCACGGCGACCACGTCTACGCCGACCTGCAATTCGACGAGCGCCACTCAGGAGCCCCGGGACTCGCCCACGGCGGAGCCATCTCAGCGGCATGCGATGACATCATGGGTTTCACCCTGTGGATCGCCGAGACACCCGCAGTCACCCGAACCCTCACCGTGGAGTATCGACGCCCGGTCCCACTGCACACCCCCGTGCACATCACCGCCTCCCTCGTCGACGAAACCGACCGCGCGCTCTTCATCGAAGCCAACGGTACTGTCGGCGACACAACCTATTTCGCCGCAGAAGCGGTCTTCGTAAAGGTCGACTTGAGTCATTTTCTTCGTCACGGAGACTGGGGCGCCACAGCAGACCTCATCACCAGATTCTTTCAGGCCGACTAG
- the nrdH gene encoding glutaredoxin-like protein NrdH, producing the protein MSAQTPTITVYTKPACVQCNATYKALDKAEIDYTVIDITADENARDYVMSLGYLQAPVVVVDEDTHWSGFRPERIRQLAVAASPCVAS; encoded by the coding sequence ATGAGCGCACAGACTCCCACCATCACCGTTTACACCAAGCCTGCATGCGTCCAGTGCAACGCCACCTATAAAGCACTCGACAAAGCCGAAATTGACTACACAGTGATCGATATCACCGCCGACGAGAATGCCCGCGACTACGTCATGAGCTTGGGATACCTGCAAGCCCCTGTTGTCGTCGTCGACGAGGACACCCACTGGTCCGGCTTCCGCCCCGAACGCATCCGGCAGCTCGCCGTGGCAGCGTCGCCCTGCGTCGCCTCATAG
- a CDS encoding antitoxin VbhA family protein, producing MSLTFEQQHADLLDRLNPAERRAVSQSFANGILEGWTPTRSDVELLVRHTLGELTEDEYRAQVIAAAAARHR from the coding sequence ATGAGCCTCACGTTTGAACAGCAGCACGCTGACCTGCTCGACCGCTTGAACCCGGCCGAGCGGCGCGCGGTATCCCAGTCTTTTGCGAACGGGATCCTTGAGGGCTGGACACCGACCCGCAGCGATGTTGAGCTCCTGGTGCGTCACACCCTCGGTGAGCTGACCGAGGACGAATATCGTGCGCAGGTTATTGCGGCTGCGGCCGCACGTCATCGATGA
- a CDS encoding ISL3 family transposase, with the protein MHQPTSDVADTICRTVELGVTITDAAVDSADRTHIWCRVLDPDQHCPACGIAGRLRDHTERVVTDIPAAGHPVLLRIAVPRFVCETVDCARSIFRADITGIVEPRAVMTSRCARWIVQRIVVDKMSVAAVAANLGIAWKVVNLAALSAARALVYTGAHLDGVRHLGVDEHKWKHVRGHGESSWVTVLIDLTPVVDGTGPARLLDMIAGRSKQVLKTWLDGRDQVFRDRVKVVAMDGFTGYKTATAEELPAARIVMDPFHVVALAGDKLDRCRTRVQQATCGHRGRTGDPLYKIRRILRTRPALLTDKQKITLFEALTSHDEHAVVEVTYQVYLQVIAAYEHPRRREGKKLMFKLLKRIQKGLPDGLEELAQLGRTLWSRRAEILAYFDVGVSNGPVEAVNGRLEHLRGIAQGFRNLDHYIFRSLLHSGQLADRINAL; encoded by the coding sequence ATGCACCAGCCTACTTCTGATGTTGCTGACACGATCTGCCGGACGGTCGAGCTCGGCGTCACGATCACCGACGCCGCCGTCGACTCGGCCGACCGCACCCACATCTGGTGCCGGGTTCTCGATCCTGATCAACACTGTCCGGCCTGCGGAATCGCCGGCCGCCTGCGTGATCACACCGAACGTGTCGTCACCGACATCCCCGCGGCCGGGCATCCGGTCCTGCTGCGTATCGCAGTCCCCCGATTCGTGTGCGAGACCGTGGACTGTGCGAGGTCGATCTTCCGTGCCGACATCACCGGCATCGTCGAGCCTCGAGCCGTGATGACCAGCAGGTGTGCCCGTTGGATCGTGCAACGCATCGTGGTCGACAAGATGAGCGTCGCGGCAGTCGCCGCCAACCTCGGGATCGCGTGGAAGGTCGTCAACCTGGCCGCCCTGTCCGCGGCACGCGCCCTGGTCTACACCGGCGCCCACCTCGACGGCGTCCGGCACCTGGGCGTCGATGAGCACAAGTGGAAACACGTCCGTGGGCACGGCGAGTCGAGTTGGGTCACCGTCCTGATCGACCTCACACCCGTGGTCGACGGGACCGGCCCGGCCCGGCTGCTCGACATGATCGCCGGCCGCTCCAAACAAGTGTTGAAAACGTGGCTCGACGGTCGTGACCAGGTGTTTCGTGATCGGGTGAAGGTCGTGGCGATGGACGGGTTCACTGGCTACAAGACTGCGACCGCCGAAGAGTTGCCGGCGGCGCGGATCGTGATGGACCCGTTCCACGTCGTGGCGTTGGCCGGGGACAAGCTCGATCGGTGCCGCACCCGGGTCCAGCAGGCCACGTGCGGGCATCGCGGCCGCACCGGTGATCCGCTGTACAAGATTCGGCGGATTCTGCGGACCCGCCCCGCGTTGTTGACTGACAAGCAGAAGATCACCTTGTTCGAGGCGTTGACCAGCCACGATGAGCACGCCGTCGTCGAGGTCACCTATCAGGTGTATCTGCAGGTGATCGCCGCCTACGAACATCCGCGACGGAGGGAGGGCAAGAAGTTGATGTTCAAGTTGCTCAAACGCATCCAGAAGGGTCTGCCCGACGGATTAGAGGAACTCGCCCAGCTCGGACGCACCTTGTGGTCACGCCGCGCCGAGATCCTCGCCTATTTCGACGTCGGCGTCTCCAACGGGCCCGTTGAAGCCGTCAACGGGCGCCTGGAACACCTGCGCGGGATCGCGCAAGGCTTCCGGAACCTCGACCACTACATATTTCGGTCCCTGCTGCACTCCGGTCAGCTCGCCGACCGCATCAACGCACTCTGA
- a CDS encoding MBL fold metallo-hydrolase, with product MVTAPADDHQLRTLTSEEPDKLVEWILGKEVTLRYIYLSHGHFDHWISAGYIAGHFPGVQIISAPEVKADIESQRANGESFRDQWAVLFQEPIPPAETFGFEVLTPERNIVRVGDYEFSIHSVGHSDGDDTTVLHVAPLNLVVAGDVVYNNVHQMFAEAPGGGFAAWRSAIDLVESLEPEIIIAGHRDYSRSDEAGKLLAETRDYLGVAERVLATENTREGIFRAMTEAFPGRLNPFVPLFCADILLQSA from the coding sequence GTGGTCACTGCTCCCGCCGACGATCACCAGCTACGCACTCTCACATCCGAAGAGCCAGATAAGCTTGTCGAATGGATATTAGGCAAAGAGGTGACGCTACGGTACATTTATCTCTCGCACGGACACTTTGATCATTGGATATCCGCAGGATATATTGCAGGACACTTCCCGGGGGTGCAGATTATTTCAGCTCCCGAGGTGAAAGCCGATATTGAGAGTCAACGCGCGAACGGGGAGAGCTTCCGTGATCAGTGGGCGGTGCTGTTTCAAGAGCCGATTCCGCCAGCTGAAACCTTTGGTTTCGAGGTGCTGACTCCGGAACGAAACATTGTGCGGGTTGGGGACTACGAATTCAGTATACATAGCGTGGGGCACTCGGACGGCGACGATACGACAGTGTTGCACGTAGCACCATTGAATTTAGTTGTAGCAGGTGACGTTGTGTACAACAACGTTCACCAAATGTTTGCTGAGGCACCGGGGGGAGGGTTTGCAGCTTGGCGGAGCGCGATCGACCTTGTCGAGAGTCTCGAGCCTGAAATAATTATTGCTGGACACAGGGACTATAGTCGGTCGGACGAGGCTGGGAAGCTTCTTGCTGAGACCCGCGACTATTTAGGGGTCGCCGAGCGCGTCCTTGCGACGGAGAACACGAGAGAAGGAATCTTTAGAGCAATGACCGAAGCGTTCCCCGGGCGACTTAACCCGTTCGTCCCCTTGTTCTGTGCAGATATACTTCTTCAGAGTGCTTAG
- a CDS encoding winged helix-turn-helix transcriptional regulator gives MNNLPQSVTGEAYESNEISDKQVLTLPWCPYFGAAADLLSRRWALAILRALMAKPLRFNEISSNIPRITDRILSQRLRELEGAGLVAKPHARGECYRLTNRAEELWPVFVAINRWAISVDAAAWR, from the coding sequence GTGAACAACCTTCCGCAGAGCGTCACTGGAGAAGCGTACGAATCTAACGAGATTTCCGACAAACAGGTCTTGACGCTCCCGTGGTGTCCATACTTCGGCGCTGCCGCAGATCTACTCAGCCGTAGGTGGGCTCTAGCGATTCTGCGTGCACTCATGGCTAAGCCGTTGCGCTTCAATGAGATATCTTCGAACATTCCTAGAATTACCGACCGGATTCTCTCGCAGAGGTTGCGAGAACTGGAGGGGGCGGGTTTAGTCGCCAAACCCCATGCCCGCGGTGAATGTTATCGATTAACAAATCGCGCCGAAGAATTGTGGCCTGTATTTGTCGCGATCAATCGCTGGGCGATCTCTGTTGATGCTGCAGCGTGGCGCTAG
- a CDS encoding transposase, with protein sequence MPKKFSAETRDRAVRMVYDRQALEGGPRAESIRAVAPQLGVGVETLRIWCNRYGPTDAHADPQESLEQENRRLRRELAESRRANEILKAASAFFAAELDRPTTK encoded by the coding sequence ATGCCTAAGAAGTTCAGTGCGGAGACCCGCGACCGCGCGGTACGGATGGTCTACGACCGTCAGGCCCTGGAAGGGGGCCCGCGAGCAGAGTCGATCCGCGCTGTGGCGCCGCAGCTGGGGGTCGGTGTGGAAACCCTGCGGATCTGGTGCAACCGTTACGGTCCGACCGACGCACACGCCGACCCGCAGGAGTCGCTCGAGCAGGAGAATCGCCGACTTCGCCGCGAACTGGCCGAATCACGCCGAGCGAACGAGATCTTGAAAGCGGCGTCGGCGTTTTTCGCCGCGGAACTCGACCGCCCCACGACGAAATGA
- a CDS encoding IS3 family transposase, giving the protein MIAFIDTYRDQFGVEAICRVLQTADCGFLTSRGYRAAKSRPASTRAVRDRMLIEDMQRIHAENYSVYGYRKMHHAMRRAGWDIGRDQTARLMKTAGLHGVRRGRTPMTTTRAESPDGRPDLVKREFAAAGPNRLWVADIT; this is encoded by the coding sequence ATGATCGCGTTCATCGACACGTACCGCGATCAGTTCGGGGTCGAGGCCATCTGCCGGGTACTCCAGACGGCAGATTGTGGGTTTCTCACCTCCCGTGGCTATCGAGCCGCGAAATCCCGTCCGGCCAGCACTCGAGCGGTGCGTGATCGAATGCTGATCGAGGACATGCAGCGGATTCACGCCGAGAACTACAGCGTGTACGGATACCGCAAGATGCATCACGCGATGCGCCGAGCCGGCTGGGACATCGGTCGAGATCAGACCGCCAGGCTAATGAAAACCGCTGGCCTGCACGGAGTTCGTCGGGGCCGCACGCCTATGACTACCACCCGAGCTGAGTCGCCCGATGGCCGCCCGGATCTGGTCAAGCGCGAGTTCGCCGCGGCCGGTCCGAACCGCTTGTGGGTCGCCGACATCACCTAA
- a CDS encoding IS110 family transposase, translating to MITCGIDWAEDHHDIALMDDSGFIIERRRITHDPNGFAELLAMVADHGGTADDVPIAIETDKNLLVVALAGAGFTVYPINPRAVARYRERHGQAGNKSDSRDAAVLADIVRTDRHQHRRLPANSEQQQAIKALARQHQEAIWAQNQTISRLRSVLLEFYPQALQAFPKLKHRAAMEVLSIAPTPTDAAKLTRPRISNALKRVGRRNDPALVTQIHSDLHAPGLRQPDAVEVALGHTVASLVAIIVAMLDAVAVLERELVTAFAEHPQADIIDSVPGLGGVLGARILAEIGDDPKRFSSPTGLRSFAGTAPVTIASGRSHYVKARKVRNRRLADACHWWAFAALTWSAPAREYYDHRRAVGDHHNAALRALANKLLGRLWWCLQHDQSWDDTAAWPRAATPAAA from the coding sequence ATGATCACGTGCGGTATCGACTGGGCCGAGGACCATCACGACATAGCGTTGATGGACGACTCCGGCTTCATCATTGAACGTCGGCGAATCACTCATGACCCCAACGGTTTTGCCGAACTCCTGGCGATGGTCGCTGACCATGGCGGCACTGCGGACGACGTGCCGATCGCGATCGAGACCGATAAGAATCTTCTGGTTGTGGCGTTGGCTGGCGCGGGTTTCACCGTGTATCCGATCAATCCGCGGGCCGTCGCGCGGTACCGCGAACGCCACGGACAGGCGGGCAACAAGTCCGATTCGCGTGATGCCGCGGTGCTCGCCGACATCGTGCGCACTGACCGTCACCAGCATCGTCGGCTGCCAGCCAACAGCGAGCAGCAGCAGGCGATCAAGGCGCTGGCGCGTCAGCATCAGGAAGCGATCTGGGCGCAGAATCAGACGATCAGTCGGCTGCGTTCGGTGCTACTGGAGTTCTATCCTCAAGCGTTGCAAGCATTTCCGAAGCTCAAGCACCGAGCGGCGATGGAGGTTCTTTCAATAGCGCCCACCCCCACGGATGCGGCGAAGCTGACTCGCCCGCGGATCAGCAACGCGCTCAAAAGGGTTGGCCGACGCAACGACCCCGCCCTGGTAACCCAGATCCATAGCGATCTGCACGCCCCCGGGCTGCGGCAGCCGGATGCTGTGGAGGTGGCCTTAGGTCATACCGTAGCCAGTCTGGTCGCGATCATCGTGGCGATGCTCGATGCCGTCGCAGTGCTCGAGCGTGAACTCGTCACCGCATTCGCCGAGCATCCTCAAGCGGACATCATCGACTCGGTCCCCGGCCTCGGAGGTGTTCTCGGTGCGCGTATTCTCGCCGAAATCGGCGATGACCCAAAGCGCTTCAGCTCACCAACGGGACTGCGATCTTTCGCAGGAACAGCGCCGGTGACGATCGCGTCAGGCCGCTCGCACTACGTCAAGGCCCGCAAAGTCCGCAACAGGCGTCTGGCCGATGCCTGCCACTGGTGGGCGTTCGCAGCGCTGACATGGTCAGCGCCGGCCCGCGAGTACTACGACCATCGCCGTGCTGTCGGAGACCACCACAACGCCGCACTGCGAGCCTTGGCCAACAAGCTCCTCGGGCGCCTGTGGTGGTGCCTGCAGCACGATCAATCCTGGGACGACACTGCCGCGTGGCCGCGAGCTGCCACACCCGCCGCCGCGTAA
- a CDS encoding cytochrome P450 → MTTPVLTPPVVDDDPYAEEHLIDRLPVQQRVREAGPVVYLSALDVYATGRYDVIREVLADWQHFHVGAGVGLANFHVEKPWRPPALPTEADPPVHDAPRRVLTEVLSTRVLRRLRSEWLAEAEQSVDQVLARGGVIDAMNELAAPFPLKVFPDAVGLPPERRRDLLAYGDLVFNAFGPQNALFEKSATRLTQLSAWVTTLCRRENLAPGGFGASIWEAADRGEITLEQAPLVVRSLVSAGIDTTVHGIAAILHAFATHPEQWQLLRKDPGLARRAFDEAVRWASPLQIVFHTTGDDPVEFLGTTIGPHQKMMLLIGAGNRDPRRWDAPNNFDLGRDPSGHVGFGMGLHQCVGQHVARLEAEVLLTALADRVEHLELAGTPERGYNNSLQTWNTLPVRLVPA, encoded by the coding sequence ATGACGACTCCCGTACTCACTCCTCCCGTCGTCGACGACGATCCGTACGCCGAGGAGCATCTGATCGATCGCCTGCCCGTGCAACAGCGGGTGCGTGAGGCCGGCCCGGTGGTCTACCTCAGCGCTTTGGACGTCTACGCCACCGGCCGCTACGACGTCATCCGGGAGGTGCTGGCCGACTGGCAACACTTCCATGTCGGAGCAGGCGTAGGATTGGCCAACTTCCACGTCGAAAAGCCCTGGAGACCACCGGCTCTACCTACCGAGGCCGACCCGCCCGTGCACGACGCACCCCGCCGTGTGCTGACCGAAGTGCTCAGCACACGGGTGCTGCGACGCCTGCGGTCCGAATGGCTCGCGGAAGCCGAACAGAGCGTCGACCAGGTGCTGGCCCGCGGCGGAGTCATCGACGCCATGAACGAGTTGGCCGCGCCGTTCCCGCTCAAGGTCTTTCCCGATGCAGTCGGATTGCCGCCTGAGCGACGCCGCGACCTACTCGCCTACGGTGATCTCGTGTTCAACGCTTTCGGTCCGCAGAACGCGCTCTTCGAGAAGAGCGCAACGCGGCTGACGCAACTGTCGGCGTGGGTCACCACATTGTGCCGACGCGAGAATCTCGCACCCGGAGGATTCGGCGCGAGCATCTGGGAGGCCGCTGACCGAGGTGAAATCACCTTGGAACAAGCCCCTTTGGTGGTTCGCTCGCTCGTCTCCGCGGGCATCGACACCACAGTGCACGGAATCGCAGCCATTCTGCACGCCTTCGCAACCCACCCAGAGCAGTGGCAGCTTCTACGTAAAGACCCGGGTCTTGCGCGGCGTGCATTCGATGAAGCTGTGCGATGGGCCTCACCCTTGCAGATCGTCTTCCACACCACCGGCGATGATCCCGTCGAGTTCCTCGGCACCACAATCGGCCCCCACCAGAAGATGATGCTCCTGATCGGAGCGGGCAACCGTGACCCACGGCGATGGGATGCACCAAACAACTTCGACCTGGGCCGCGATCCCTCCGGCCACGTCGGCTTCGGCATGGGCCTCCACCAGTGTGTCGGTCAACACGTCGCACGACTGGAGGCCGAAGTCCTGCTCACCGCCCTGGCTGACCGGGTCGAACACCTGGAGTTGGCCGGCACACCGGAACGGGGATACAACAACTCACTACAAACATGGAACACGCTTCCAGTGCGGCTCGTCCCTGCATGA
- a CDS encoding PDR/VanB family oxidoreductase — MNTAVAAARAGLDTDATSIQVVGVEVVAEGVVAVTLADPTGRRLPPWTPGSHIDVILPNGLVRQYSLCGDRWDAYTYRIAVLRETAGSGGSEWIHTQLAEGQILGFGGPRNHFHLVPAERYLFIAGGIGITPLLPMIQQADRLKIPWKLLYGGRWRRSMAFADELTDARGHVDLVPENEFGRPDIADWVGDIEKGTRVYCCGPAGLLDAAERASANWLPHTLHTERFVNGAGRRADDRPFVVHLQRSGLDLPVAPGTSILDAMAQAGVGVLSSCRQGTCGTCEVAVLAGRPDHRDSMLSETDRDAGDCILVCVSRAHTSTLTLDA, encoded by the coding sequence ATGAATACTGCGGTGGCGGCGGCACGAGCGGGCCTCGACACCGACGCCACATCGATTCAGGTCGTCGGTGTCGAGGTGGTCGCCGAGGGAGTGGTCGCGGTGACCCTCGCCGATCCGACAGGTCGGCGGCTGCCCCCGTGGACGCCGGGCTCACACATCGACGTGATACTGCCGAACGGGCTGGTGCGTCAGTACTCCCTGTGCGGTGATCGCTGGGATGCGTACACCTATCGGATCGCTGTCCTGCGCGAAACCGCCGGTTCCGGCGGGTCAGAGTGGATTCACACTCAACTCGCCGAGGGGCAGATATTGGGTTTCGGGGGGCCGCGTAACCACTTCCATCTGGTCCCGGCCGAGCGGTATCTGTTCATCGCCGGTGGCATCGGTATCACGCCGCTGCTGCCGATGATCCAACAGGCTGATCGACTGAAGATTCCCTGGAAGCTGCTCTACGGTGGGCGTTGGCGTCGGTCGATGGCCTTTGCAGACGAACTCACCGACGCACGGGGTCACGTGGACCTGGTTCCCGAGAACGAGTTCGGCCGGCCCGACATTGCCGACTGGGTTGGGGATATAGAGAAGGGGACACGTGTCTACTGTTGCGGCCCAGCCGGTTTGCTGGACGCAGCGGAGCGCGCCTCGGCGAATTGGCTGCCGCACACATTGCACACCGAGCGGTTTGTCAACGGCGCGGGCCGCCGCGCCGATGATCGTCCTTTCGTGGTCCATCTGCAGCGCAGTGGACTCGACCTCCCGGTGGCACCGGGCACCAGCATTCTCGATGCCATGGCTCAAGCGGGAGTCGGGGTGCTCTCGTCGTGTCGACAGGGCACCTGCGGGACATGCGAGGTCGCCGTACTCGCCGGCCGGCCAGATCACCGCGACAGCATGTTAAGCGAGACCGACAGGGATGCCGGGGACTGCATTCTTGTGTGCGTTTCGCGGGCCCACACCTCAACCCTGACCCTCGATGCCTGA
- a CDS encoding flavin-containing monooxygenase — translation MTYTASPIAAADTAEQYNSFVPIVEDDDFLRAALEHAELPALLAALAHVNADPSILEESVKPPLPPMDAVIAAQGGLTPRAQERARELAFDGLRQLRDRGSIPAAQPTEELLADIVRFITKDAGDEQLPLLRHELGIPKDYGAPRWTKDDVAPDRDFTVAVIGAGISGMAAAHRLSQASVSYVVFDKNAEVGGTWWENVYPGCRLDTPNFAYSYSFAQKPDWPQAFSTQPEIEGYLQDVSAAFGLRPNIRFNTEVTALAFDSDEQIWTVTVRDAHGAEQQLKFHAVITAVGQLNLPNIPDIPGRDSFGGTAFHSSRWDQNVELAGRRVAVIGTGASAYQIVPSIADQVDHLSVFQRHAPWMLPTPGYHNDIPEGMQWLLRHVPYYGRWYRFWQFWLANEGRLPFVDVDPDWTDPATTSANNAHLRAQLIEHLRAQLDGDPDLLEKMTPTYPPGVKRMTRDNGVWAAALKKPHVDLITDGIASIEPTGIRTADGRLHEVDVIVYATGFRASDYLEPMTITGAQGQDLHQMWDGDARGYLGITVPHFPNLFMLMGPNTGVVVNGSSLFMAECSAEYTVECIGELLRSGRASMSPHTDAVDEFCDWVDEGNRRRAWGVATIETWYQNRHGRASQVWPYSLHEFYDLTRKPDLTAFDFHDLPMRENR, via the coding sequence ATGACCTACACGGCTTCACCGATCGCTGCGGCCGACACTGCAGAGCAGTACAACAGTTTCGTGCCGATCGTCGAGGACGACGACTTCCTGCGCGCGGCGCTCGAGCACGCCGAATTACCGGCTCTACTGGCAGCATTGGCACACGTCAACGCCGACCCCTCGATCTTGGAAGAGTCGGTCAAGCCCCCACTCCCACCGATGGACGCTGTGATCGCGGCGCAGGGCGGCTTGACTCCTCGGGCTCAGGAACGGGCCCGCGAGCTGGCTTTCGATGGACTGAGACAACTCCGTGACCGTGGATCGATACCCGCCGCGCAACCGACGGAGGAGTTGCTCGCCGACATCGTGCGCTTCATCACCAAAGATGCCGGTGATGAACAGCTTCCGCTGTTGCGCCATGAACTCGGGATCCCCAAGGATTACGGTGCGCCCCGATGGACCAAAGACGACGTGGCCCCCGACCGGGACTTCACCGTCGCGGTGATAGGTGCGGGGATCTCCGGCATGGCGGCAGCGCACCGACTGAGCCAGGCCTCGGTGAGCTACGTGGTATTCGACAAGAATGCCGAGGTCGGTGGAACATGGTGGGAGAACGTCTATCCCGGATGCCGTCTGGACACCCCGAACTTTGCCTACAGCTATTCGTTCGCGCAGAAACCGGATTGGCCCCAGGCATTCTCGACGCAACCGGAAATCGAGGGCTACCTGCAGGACGTGTCGGCCGCGTTCGGTTTGCGTCCGAATATTCGCTTCAACACCGAGGTCACCGCGCTGGCCTTCGACTCCGACGAGCAGATCTGGACAGTGACCGTCCGAGATGCGCATGGGGCCGAGCAACAGCTGAAGTTCCACGCGGTGATCACCGCCGTCGGCCAGCTCAACCTTCCCAACATTCCCGACATACCGGGACGGGACAGCTTCGGCGGGACAGCTTTTCATTCCTCCCGTTGGGACCAGAATGTCGAGCTGGCCGGACGGCGGGTCGCCGTCATCGGCACCGGCGCCAGCGCCTACCAGATCGTGCCCTCGATCGCAGATCAGGTCGACCATCTGTCGGTCTTCCAGCGGCACGCGCCCTGGATGCTGCCGACACCCGGATACCACAACGACATTCCGGAGGGGATGCAGTGGTTGCTACGGCACGTCCCGTATTACGGGCGCTGGTACCGGTTCTGGCAGTTCTGGCTCGCCAACGAGGGACGTCTGCCCTTCGTCGACGTCGATCCCGACTGGACCGACCCTGCCACCACGTCGGCCAACAACGCGCACCTGCGCGCGCAGTTGATCGAGCATCTGCGCGCACAGCTCGACGGCGACCCCGACCTGCTGGAGAAAATGACCCCGACCTATCCGCCGGGTGTCAAGCGAATGACCCGCGACAACGGGGTCTGGGCGGCGGCGTTGAAGAAACCTCACGTGGACCTGATCACTGACGGGATCGCCTCGATCGAGCCCACCGGGATCCGCACCGCCGACGGGCGGCTCCACGAAGTGGACGTGATCGTCTACGCCACCGGCTTCCGGGCGTCGGACTACCTGGAACCCATGACGATCACCGGTGCGCAGGGACAAGACCTGCATCAGATGTGGGACGGTGATGCCCGCGGATATCTCGGTATCACGGTCCCTCACTTCCCGAATCTGTTCATGCTGATGGGGCCCAACACCGGTGTAGTCGTCAATGGCAGTTCACTTTTCATGGCCGAGTGCTCGGCGGAGTACACCGTCGAGTGCATCGGCGAGCTGTTGCGATCGGGACGGGCATCGATGTCGCCGCATACAGATGCCGTGGACGAGTTCTGTGACTGGGTGGACGAGGGTAACCGGCGCCGAGCGTGGGGCGTAGCCACAATTGAAACGTGGTACCAGAACCGACATGGCCGAGCGTCGCAGGTGTGGCCCTACTCCTTGCATGAGTTCTACGATTTGACCCGGAAGCCGGACCTGACCGCATTCGACTTCCACGATCTACCCATGCGGGAGAACCGATGA